A region from the Pontixanthobacter aestiaquae genome encodes:
- a CDS encoding acyl-CoA ligase (AMP-forming), exosortase A system-associated, which yields MPFPLLEPQLPNLPNPDPKPLDHLAEIGADDSPALVLRNRTLSFKDLRDRVARLSGWLTDRVPQQGARVATWAAKNELTCLMPLAAARAGLVHVPINPLLKHMQAKHILADSGAVMLLGTKARLASLEVGDLPPGCEAIDENDVLQALDEVAEPMAASTADPDALCAILYTSGSTGRPKGVMLSHANLWLGAVSVAHYLGMEADDVTLGVLPLSFDYGQNQLLSSWYAGASVVPLDYLFPRDVARACAKYGVTTLAAVPPLWVQLTELEWPAEASAPLRRLTNSGGALTEELVSDLRGIFPQARLFPMYGLTEAFRSTYLDPELVESHPTSMGRGIPFAEIMVIDDEGNVADPGEEGELVHCGPLVAQGYWQDAERTAERFKPSPDGSEYGGIAVWSGDRVKRDADGLLYFIGRRDAMIKSAGNRISPQEIEDAARATDLVAEAVALGVKDERLGHAIHLVVRAAHDAEDAEAQLPKALAKELPNFMQPHVIHWKDSMPLNPNGKLDRTALAQEIVGETGA from the coding sequence ATGCCGTTTCCCTTGCTGGAGCCTCAATTGCCCAATTTGCCCAATCCGGACCCGAAGCCGCTGGATCATCTTGCCGAGATTGGCGCGGATGATAGCCCGGCGCTGGTCCTGCGCAACCGGACGCTTAGCTTCAAGGACTTAAGGGACCGTGTTGCCCGTCTTAGTGGCTGGTTAACAGATAGGGTGCCGCAGCAGGGCGCGCGGGTGGCGACTTGGGCTGCAAAAAATGAACTGACATGCCTGATGCCTCTGGCAGCGGCGCGGGCAGGGCTGGTGCATGTGCCGATCAATCCGCTGCTCAAGCATATGCAGGCGAAGCATATTCTGGCCGATAGCGGCGCGGTGATGCTGCTGGGGACGAAAGCGCGTCTGGCATCGCTGGAGGTTGGCGATCTGCCGCCCGGTTGCGAGGCAATTGACGAAAACGATGTGCTGCAGGCTCTCGATGAGGTCGCTGAGCCAATGGCGGCATCGACTGCCGATCCGGACGCTCTCTGCGCTATTCTCTACACCAGCGGCTCTACCGGTAGGCCCAAAGGCGTCATGCTCAGCCACGCGAATTTGTGGCTCGGGGCCGTCAGTGTGGCGCATTATCTCGGCATGGAGGCGGATGACGTCACGCTGGGTGTGTTGCCGCTATCCTTCGATTATGGTCAGAACCAGCTTCTAAGTAGCTGGTATGCTGGGGCTTCTGTAGTCCCGCTCGATTATCTGTTTCCGCGTGACGTCGCGCGGGCTTGCGCGAAATACGGCGTCACTACGCTAGCCGCCGTCCCGCCGCTTTGGGTACAATTGACCGAGCTGGAATGGCCGGCCGAAGCCAGTGCGCCACTCCGCCGTTTGACCAACAGTGGCGGCGCTTTGACCGAAGAATTGGTGAGCGATTTACGCGGTATTTTCCCGCAAGCTCGCCTGTTCCCGATGTACGGTCTGACCGAGGCATTCCGTTCGACATATCTTGATCCGGAACTGGTCGAGAGCCATCCGACATCAATGGGCCGCGGGATCCCCTTTGCAGAGATTATGGTGATCGACGATGAAGGTAATGTCGCCGATCCGGGCGAGGAGGGCGAGCTGGTCCATTGCGGGCCTTTGGTGGCGCAAGGATACTGGCAGGACGCCGAGCGTACTGCTGAACGGTTCAAGCCGTCTCCCGATGGTTCCGAATATGGTGGTATTGCAGTCTGGTCCGGAGACCGCGTCAAACGCGACGCCGACGGCTTGCTCTATTTTATCGGTCGCCGTGATGCGATGATCAAAAGCGCGGGCAACCGCATCAGTCCGCAAGAGATCGAGGACGCCGCGCGCGCAACCGATCTGGTCGCAGAAGCGGTTGCGCTGGGCGTTAAGGACGAGCGGCTGGGCCATGCAATACATCTTGTTGTGCGGGCCGCGCATGATGCAGAGGATGCGGAGGCGCAATTGCCCAAAGCGCTGGCAAAGGAGCTTCCCAATTTTATGCAGCCTCATGTGATTCACTGGAAAGACTCGATGCCGCTCAATCCGAATGGAAAGCTGGACCGGACGGCATTGGCCCAAGAGATAGTCGGGGAGACAGGCGCATGA
- a CDS encoding GNAT family N-acetyltransferase gives MLSVSYHDTVNVLQGTIQKSRDQNAGPFDRFEWLDLLAKSGAEPLIAVAEDGNAKVALPLMRTTDRLEALTNWYNFTWRPLYSSDPKLLEAVAHGLRSQTHRIVMSPIPEEDGSASTIEAAFRAAGWNVLREHCDHNHVLDVKGRSFADYWAQRPGRMRTTLKRKAKKVDVELLTRFDANAWAEYEAVYENSWKPEEGDPDLLRAFAEQEGAAGRVRLAIGRHEGIAVAAQFWTVEDGIAYIHKLAHLEEHKALSAGTTLSAALFEHVMDTDKVQLIDFGTGNDPYKRDWMEEDRPRYRIDCLDPRQPKAWPALAKRIVTSLAPRSP, from the coding sequence GTGTTGAGCGTCAGCTATCACGACACGGTTAATGTTCTGCAAGGGACGATTCAAAAATCGCGTGACCAAAATGCGGGGCCATTCGATAGGTTTGAATGGCTGGATTTGCTCGCAAAGTCAGGCGCCGAACCGCTAATCGCGGTTGCTGAGGACGGAAATGCGAAAGTTGCGCTCCCGTTGATGCGGACGACTGACCGGCTCGAAGCGCTGACCAACTGGTATAATTTTACATGGCGGCCACTCTATTCATCCGATCCAAAGTTGCTTGAAGCGGTCGCCCACGGACTGCGCAGCCAAACACATCGGATTGTGATGTCGCCCATACCGGAGGAAGATGGTAGTGCATCGACAATAGAGGCAGCCTTTCGTGCCGCCGGATGGAACGTGCTGCGCGAACATTGCGATCACAACCATGTGCTCGACGTCAAAGGTCGCAGTTTTGCCGACTATTGGGCACAGCGTCCGGGCCGGATGCGCACGACGCTTAAGCGGAAAGCCAAAAAGGTTGATGTCGAACTGCTTACTCGCTTCGATGCGAATGCATGGGCCGAATACGAAGCGGTTTATGAGAATAGCTGGAAACCCGAGGAAGGCGATCCGGACCTGCTCCGCGCATTCGCCGAACAAGAAGGTGCAGCGGGCCGGGTACGCCTGGCCATCGGGCGTCATGAAGGCATAGCCGTCGCTGCCCAATTCTGGACGGTCGAGGATGGCATCGCTTACATCCATAAGCTGGCCCACCTTGAAGAACACAAAGCGCTATCCGCAGGCACGACTCTCAGCGCAGCGTTGTTTGAACACGTGATGGACACAGACAAAGTCCAATTGATCGATTTCGGCACCGGCAACGATCCTTACAAGCGTGATTGGATGGAAGAGGATCGCCCGCGCTACCGGATCGATTGCCTTGATCCGCGCCAACCGAAGGCTTGGCCGGCGCTTGCCAAGCGAATCGTTACCTCCCTTGCACCGCGTTCACCCTGA
- a CDS encoding acyl carrier protein, translating to MDREPVTDGTDNTSAKAGTNENAAQDGLAPSRHVIDTQLRSILCDVLGLDNDDVEKFDNDTGLFGHLPELDSMAVAGLLTEMEDRMDIMIEDDDVDGEMLETYGGLLAFAEAKVIEG from the coding sequence ATGGATCGCGAGCCCGTGACAGACGGAACAGATAACACATCGGCTAAAGCCGGGACCAACGAGAACGCAGCGCAAGATGGCCTCGCGCCCAGTCGTCACGTCATTGATACGCAATTGCGCTCGATCCTGTGCGATGTGCTGGGTCTGGACAATGATGACGTCGAGAAATTCGACAATGATACCGGCCTGTTCGGCCATCTTCCCGAACTCGATTCCATGGCTGTCGCAGGCTTGCTGACGGAAATGGAAGACCGGATGGACATCATGATCGAAGATGATGATGTCGATGGCGAAATGCTGGAAACCTATGGCGGGCTACTCGCCTTCGCCGAGGCCAAAGTTATCGAGGGCTGA
- a CDS encoding alpha/beta hydrolase family protein has protein sequence MRSFAQWPAPLPGGSTSEEQALTFNQGRGKRVLIVPALFDEANKLRRLTVEVMHRLDLSGIDSILPDLPGCNESVQPLNTQTLEGWQTAASAAAEHFEATHLLTIRSGALLAPDRLPGWRYAAHGGKQLMRSMLRARTIASREAGREETMAELEETGRALGIELAGWQIGPEMFAALSDAQTPANETLADIPTDAVPGAGLWLRAEPDEDPEQADAIAAIIAIALSGS, from the coding sequence GTGCGCAGTTTCGCACAATGGCCTGCTCCACTTCCCGGCGGTAGCACCAGCGAAGAACAAGCGCTGACTTTCAATCAAGGGCGCGGCAAACGCGTTTTGATCGTCCCCGCATTGTTCGACGAAGCGAACAAGTTGCGCCGGCTGACGGTCGAAGTGATGCACCGCCTTGATCTTTCGGGAATTGACAGCATTCTGCCCGATCTTCCCGGCTGCAACGAAAGCGTACAACCGCTTAACACCCAAACTCTCGAGGGATGGCAAACAGCAGCGTCCGCGGCGGCGGAGCACTTTGAAGCGACCCATTTGCTGACCATTCGTAGCGGCGCTTTGCTTGCGCCAGACAGGCTGCCCGGATGGCGCTATGCAGCGCATGGCGGCAAACAATTGATGCGCTCCATGCTCCGCGCCCGCACCATTGCCAGCCGTGAAGCGGGCCGCGAAGAGACAATGGCCGAATTGGAAGAGACTGGCCGCGCGCTAGGCATCGAACTGGCCGGATGGCAAATCGGGCCTGAAATGTTTGCCGCGCTATCAGATGCCCAAACGCCTGCTAACGAGACGTTGGCGGACATTCCCACTGATGCCGTCCCCGGTGCAGGATTGTGGCTTCGCGCAGAACCTGACGAAGATCCCGAGCAGGCGGATGCCATTGCTGCGATCATCGCTATCGCATTGTCCGGATCATGA
- a CDS encoding hydrolase 1, exosortase A system-associated, translating into MSRLSLTFECQGRCLAGTLDTAPGKTGLLIVSGGNEVRAGTFSGQAKLAAKLASAGFPIFRFDRRGIGDSDGENRGFTNSQKDIAAALEAFRAINPQMTRVIGFGNCDAASALMLAGGSDLDGLILSNPWTIEDGCDDTPPPRAVRSRYIEKLKNPQEVWRLLTGGVNLRKLFGGLKQAASSSSTITGLAQQMAEGISGYDQPIRILLASSDRTAQVFLENWDASDARIATCENASHAYVEPHARAWLEKQILSALRA; encoded by the coding sequence ATGAGCCGCCTCTCGCTAACCTTCGAATGCCAGGGCCGCTGTCTTGCGGGGACATTGGACACTGCCCCGGGCAAGACGGGTCTCTTGATCGTGTCGGGCGGCAATGAAGTGCGCGCGGGCACATTTTCCGGACAAGCCAAACTCGCCGCGAAACTCGCCAGCGCAGGTTTCCCGATATTCCGTTTTGACCGGCGCGGCATCGGGGACAGCGATGGCGAAAATCGCGGTTTCACCAACAGCCAGAAAGATATCGCTGCCGCTCTCGAAGCCTTCCGCGCAATCAATCCGCAAATGACGCGCGTCATCGGCTTTGGTAATTGCGACGCGGCGAGCGCGCTGATGCTGGCTGGTGGTAGCGATCTCGACGGGCTGATCCTGTCCAATCCGTGGACCATCGAAGACGGGTGCGACGACACACCGCCGCCTCGCGCAGTGCGGTCTCGCTATATCGAAAAGCTCAAGAACCCCCAGGAAGTCTGGCGGTTGCTGACCGGCGGGGTGAATTTGCGCAAACTCTTCGGCGGGCTCAAACAGGCTGCAAGCAGTTCCTCCACCATCACCGGGCTGGCGCAACAAATGGCCGAAGGTATTTCCGGCTATGACCAACCGATCCGGATTTTGCTCGCCAGCAGCGACCGGACAGCGCAGGTTTTTCTTGAAAATTGGGACGCTTCCGACGCGCGCATTGCGACCTGCGAGAACGCGTCACACGCCTATGTCGAACCGCATGCACGCGCATGGCTGGAAAAGCAGATTTTGAGCGCGCTGCGGGCTTAG
- a CDS encoding class I SAM-dependent RNA methyltransferase, which yields MSTSSEIIRIAAKGDGITADGQHVSGAAPGDVLNVDGTLQHGPHHIAPICRHFGKCGGCQLQHVDEESLREFVTSRVANAAEGQEIAVGELLPTHLSPPKSRRRATLHAASRGGKPLIGFRESGSHKIVGLTECHIVSEKLFAVVEALRAILARRKGKFAVDIELTEADQGVDCSLKNLPVEGLEQTEAILDFARDLGLARLTLDQGYGAETLWEPEPVTVTLSGIPVGFPSGGFLQATQDGEDVLVGDAQSWLSEARTVADLFSGLGTFAFALAGKTKVLAVEAARDTHLACQLAARVTGKPVHSIHRDLFRNPLQLEELNKFSAILLDPPRAGARDQIELLAQSTVEKVVYISCNPSSWARDAKKLIAGGYRLEKLRPVGQFRWSTHVELTSLFVRPSET from the coding sequence GTGAGCACTTCGTCCGAAATTATCCGTATCGCCGCCAAGGGCGATGGCATCACTGCAGATGGACAGCATGTATCCGGCGCTGCACCCGGCGACGTACTGAACGTGGACGGCACGCTCCAGCATGGTCCGCACCATATCGCACCAATATGCCGTCATTTCGGCAAATGCGGCGGATGTCAGTTGCAGCATGTCGATGAGGAAAGCCTTCGCGAATTTGTGACCTCGCGCGTCGCGAACGCTGCTGAAGGACAAGAAATCGCGGTAGGAGAACTTCTCCCGACCCATCTGTCTCCCCCGAAAAGCCGCCGCCGTGCGACATTGCATGCGGCCAGTCGCGGCGGGAAGCCACTGATTGGCTTTCGTGAAAGCGGTTCGCACAAGATTGTCGGCCTTACCGAATGTCATATTGTGTCGGAGAAACTGTTCGCTGTCGTCGAAGCGCTGCGTGCCATCCTTGCGCGCCGCAAGGGCAAATTCGCGGTCGATATCGAGCTGACCGAAGCAGATCAGGGTGTGGATTGCTCGCTAAAGAACCTTCCTGTTGAGGGATTGGAGCAAACCGAAGCGATTCTCGACTTCGCCCGCGATTTGGGATTGGCGCGGTTAACGCTCGATCAGGGCTATGGAGCGGAGACATTGTGGGAGCCGGAGCCGGTGACTGTTACCCTTTCCGGCATACCGGTGGGTTTTCCGTCCGGTGGTTTCTTGCAGGCAACACAGGATGGTGAGGATGTGCTGGTTGGCGATGCGCAGAGCTGGCTGTCCGAAGCGCGGACTGTCGCTGATCTCTTTTCAGGGCTTGGCACTTTTGCGTTTGCACTGGCGGGTAAGACCAAGGTGCTGGCGGTTGAGGCAGCGCGTGACACCCACTTGGCCTGCCAGTTGGCAGCGCGCGTGACGGGCAAGCCGGTTCATTCCATCCATCGCGACCTGTTTCGCAATCCGTTGCAGCTAGAAGAACTGAATAAATTCAGTGCGATATTGCTCGATCCTCCCAGGGCGGGCGCGCGTGATCAGATCGAGCTTCTAGCGCAAAGTACGGTCGAGAAAGTGGTCTATATCAGCTGCAATCCATCAAGCTGGGCGCGTGATGCAAAGAAGTTGATCGCAGGCGGTTATCGTCTTGAAAAGCTACGGCCCGTCGGCCAATTCCGCTGGTCCACGCATGTCGAGCTGACCAGCCTGTTCGTTCGCCCGAGCGAAACCTAA
- a CDS encoding NAD(P)H-hydrate dehydratase: protein MTRPSDPILTAAQMAAAEQALIGAGSSVDELMHIAGKGAAEWVWRIAAGRPVTVLCGPGNNGGDGYVIAELLRVRAMTVNVVAPMAPKAPAAQNARRAFKGAVVTSGKGISGSVLVDCLFGSGLSRPLSAELLLLLRDLAERHPCGVAVDLPSGIASDSGEILNESLPENALTLALGAWKYAHWMMPASATMGERRLVPIGVAAPPDAAERIRKPALIAPQPDAHKYTRGLCAVIGGDMPGAAILSCTAAMRAGAGYVKLLSERPDVTVPADLVVDQRTLDMALDDKRVGSVLIGPGLGRDDNAEASLLTALAWTRTAVLDADAIVLLKPDMLRGDGTYIATPHEGELEQLCRSFAVLASGKREKAQALATASGMVIVAKGPDTIIAAPDGRMALAGPASSWLSTAGTGDVLAGIAASRLATRADPFEAACQAVWLHSEAARLAGPAFTATELAGKVADAYAACL from the coding sequence ATGACGCGGCCGAGTGACCCGATCCTCACTGCCGCGCAAATGGCGGCGGCGGAACAGGCGCTGATAGGCGCGGGATCAAGCGTCGATGAATTGATGCACATTGCCGGTAAAGGCGCTGCCGAGTGGGTGTGGCGTATTGCGGCAGGAAGACCGGTCACGGTGCTGTGTGGCCCGGGCAATAATGGCGGCGATGGTTATGTCATTGCCGAGCTCTTGCGGGTGCGGGCCATGACGGTGAATGTGGTTGCACCAATGGCTCCCAAAGCACCGGCGGCGCAAAATGCCCGGCGTGCTTTCAAGGGCGCGGTTGTGACTTCGGGTAAGGGCATTAGCGGTTCCGTCCTCGTCGATTGCCTGTTTGGCTCTGGTCTTTCGCGGCCTCTTTCGGCGGAACTGTTGCTGCTTCTACGCGACCTCGCTGAGCGGCACCCTTGTGGGGTCGCGGTTGATCTTCCGTCGGGAATTGCCAGCGATAGCGGTGAAATACTCAACGAGAGTCTGCCCGAGAACGCACTGACACTGGCATTGGGTGCCTGGAAATATGCCCATTGGATGATGCCAGCGAGCGCTACGATGGGCGAGCGGAGGCTGGTGCCGATTGGTGTGGCCGCTCCGCCTGATGCGGCAGAACGCATTCGCAAACCGGCTTTGATCGCTCCCCAGCCCGATGCACACAAATATACTCGCGGTCTTTGTGCGGTCATCGGTGGCGATATGCCGGGAGCGGCCATTTTGTCGTGTACCGCGGCAATGCGTGCCGGCGCAGGGTATGTGAAGCTGCTGAGCGAGAGGCCGGACGTTACAGTCCCAGCGGATTTGGTGGTCGATCAACGTACATTGGACATGGCTCTCGATGACAAGCGGGTAGGATCGGTTCTGATCGGCCCCGGCCTCGGGCGTGATGACAATGCCGAGGCGAGTTTGCTCACTGCGCTTGCGTGGACCCGGACGGCGGTTCTCGATGCCGATGCGATAGTTCTTCTGAAGCCTGACATGCTGCGCGGCGACGGAACCTACATTGCGACGCCTCATGAAGGCGAGCTTGAGCAATTGTGCCGGTCATTCGCCGTGCTTGCCTCCGGTAAGCGCGAGAAAGCCCAAGCACTTGCCACGGCGAGCGGCATGGTGATTGTGGCGAAGGGGCCGGATACGATCATTGCCGCGCCGGACGGGCGCATGGCTTTGGCAGGACCGGCATCAAGCTGGCTCTCGACCGCGGGGACGGGTGATGTGCTGGCCGGGATTGCTGCCAGCAGGCTAGCGACGCGCGCAGACCCCTTCGAAGCAGCCTGTCAGGCCGTATGGCTCCACTCAGAGGCTGCGCGGCTTGCTGGACCGGCGTTCACCGCGACAGAGCTTGCCGGAAAGGTTGCAGACGCCTACGCGGCCTGCCTGTGA
- the ilvD gene encoding dihydroxy-acid dehydratase, with protein MPAYRSRTTTHGRNMAGARGLWRATGMKDGDFGKPIIAVVNSFTQFVPGHVHLKDLGQLVAREIEAAGGVAKEFNTIAVDDGIAMGHDGMLYSLPSRDIISDSVEYMVNAHCADAMVCISNCDKITPGMLNAAMRLNIPVVFVSGGPMEAGKVVIDGKEKALDLVDAMVAAADDSYTDEEVADIERSACPTCGSCSGMFTANSMNCLTEALGLSLPGNGSTLATHADRKNLFLRAGRLIVTLAKRYYEEDDESVLPRNIASFSAFENAMSLDIAMGGSTNTVLHLLAAAHEAGVDFTMEDIDRLSRRVPCLSKVAPAKDDVHMEDVHRAGGIMSILGQLDNAGLLNTALPTVHSPTMADALDDWDISRTQNNKVHEFYSAAPGGVPTQTAFSQSRRWDSLDTDRENGVIRSAEHAFSQDGGLAVLSGNIALDGCIVKTAGVDESILTFTGPAKVYESQDDAVAAILTGQVVEGDVVVIRYEGPKGGPGMQEMLYPTSYLKSKGLGAACALLTDGRFSGGTSGLSIGHVSPEAAEGGTIALVENGDTIEIDIPNRTIALAVSDDELAKRRAAIEAKGDDAWQPAKERPRMVSQALQAYAAMTTSAARGAVRDLTQLKRG; from the coding sequence ATGCCCGCCTACCGTTCCCGCACCACCACCCATGGCCGCAACATGGCCGGCGCGCGCGGATTGTGGCGCGCAACGGGGATGAAGGATGGCGATTTCGGCAAACCGATCATCGCGGTTGTGAACAGCTTTACACAGTTTGTCCCCGGACATGTCCACTTGAAGGATCTCGGCCAATTGGTCGCGCGCGAGATCGAGGCGGCGGGCGGTGTTGCCAAAGAATTCAATACGATAGCTGTCGATGATGGCATTGCGATGGGCCATGACGGCATGCTCTATTCGCTGCCGAGCCGCGATATTATCTCCGACAGCGTCGAATATATGGTCAATGCGCACTGCGCCGATGCAATGGTGTGCATTTCCAATTGCGACAAGATCACGCCGGGAATGCTCAATGCAGCGATGCGGCTGAATATCCCCGTGGTGTTCGTGTCCGGCGGACCGATGGAAGCAGGCAAAGTCGTAATCGACGGCAAGGAGAAAGCGCTTGATCTGGTCGATGCGATGGTCGCGGCTGCCGATGATAGCTATACGGACGAGGAAGTGGCCGACATCGAGCGGTCAGCCTGCCCGACATGCGGTTCCTGCTCGGGAATGTTCACCGCCAACTCGATGAACTGTTTGACCGAGGCGCTTGGTTTGTCGCTTCCGGGCAATGGATCGACGCTCGCGACCCATGCGGATCGCAAGAACCTGTTCCTGCGCGCTGGTCGCCTGATCGTGACGCTGGCTAAGCGCTATTACGAGGAAGACGACGAGAGCGTTCTTCCGCGCAACATTGCCAGTTTTTCTGCATTCGAGAACGCCATGTCGCTCGATATCGCGATGGGTGGATCGACCAACACCGTGTTGCACCTGCTCGCTGCGGCTCACGAGGCAGGCGTTGATTTCACTATGGAAGATATCGACCGGCTCAGCCGCCGGGTGCCGTGTCTGTCCAAAGTCGCCCCGGCAAAGGACGATGTCCATATGGAGGACGTTCACCGCGCGGGCGGGATCATGTCGATCCTTGGTCAGCTCGACAATGCCGGACTGCTCAATACCGCGCTGCCCACAGTGCACAGCCCGACCATGGCGGATGCGCTCGATGATTGGGACATCAGCCGCACACAGAACAACAAGGTCCACGAATTTTACTCCGCTGCACCGGGCGGAGTGCCGACACAAACCGCGTTCAGCCAGTCGCGCCGCTGGGATTCGCTCGATACCGACCGCGAGAATGGCGTAATTCGCTCCGCAGAGCATGCGTTTAGCCAAGATGGCGGACTCGCAGTGCTGTCGGGCAATATTGCGCTCGATGGGTGCATTGTGAAAACCGCTGGCGTCGATGAATCGATCCTGACCTTTACCGGTCCGGCCAAAGTATATGAGAGCCAGGACGATGCCGTCGCTGCGATCCTGACCGGTCAGGTGGTCGAGGGCGACGTGGTCGTGATCCGCTATGAAGGGCCCAAAGGCGGGCCGGGCATGCAGGAAATGCTGTATCCGACGAGCTATCTGAAATCGAAGGGCCTGGGCGCAGCCTGTGCTTTGCTGACCGATGGACGTTTTTCGGGCGGTACTTCGGGCCTGTCTATCGGGCACGTCTCTCCCGAAGCCGCGGAAGGTGGTACGATCGCTCTGGTCGAGAACGGCGACACAATCGAAATCGATATTCCCAATCGCACGATTGCGCTGGCTGTCAGCGATGACGAGCTCGCAAAACGCCGTGCGGCTATCGAGGCCAAGGGGGACGATGCCTGGCAGCCTGCCAAAGAGCGGCCGCGTATGGTGTCGCAGGCGCTCCAGGCCTATGCAGCGATGACGACCAGTGCCGCCAGAGGTGCAGTACGCGATCTGACTCAATTGAAGCGAGGTTGA
- a CDS encoding N-formylglutamate amidohydrolase: MMMDDLPYRQVGEPRRGGIVCVADHASNYVPDDIELGIAKGLIDTHIGYDIGTGGIADRMARRHDVAAHIATVSRLVCDLHRTEDAPAVVPIESDGHVIAGNIGADVEGRLERFHRPYHAALADWLDDAEPELIVALHSFTPKLESKVEDRPWEVALLYNQDDSAARHAIRLFGEEGLNVGDNQPYSGKQLNATMDRHAEAKGRKYLTIEIRQDLIGTKAEQARWASLVTDVANRVALALKAEA, encoded by the coding sequence ATGATGATGGATGATCTACCATATCGCCAAGTGGGCGAGCCCCGTCGCGGAGGGATTGTGTGCGTCGCCGACCATGCGTCAAACTATGTACCCGATGATATCGAGCTGGGTATCGCCAAGGGGCTGATCGACACCCATATCGGCTATGACATCGGCACCGGCGGGATCGCCGACCGGATGGCGCGACGTCACGATGTTGCAGCGCATATTGCGACGGTCAGCCGCCTCGTTTGCGATCTGCACCGGACGGAGGATGCGCCCGCAGTCGTCCCGATAGAGAGCGATGGACATGTCATCGCGGGCAATATCGGCGCGGATGTCGAGGGACGTCTGGAGCGTTTCCACCGGCCCTATCATGCGGCATTGGCGGATTGGCTGGATGATGCTGAACCCGAACTCATCGTTGCATTACATAGTTTTACGCCGAAACTTGAATCCAAAGTCGAGGATCGCCCGTGGGAAGTGGCGCTGCTCTACAATCAGGATGACAGTGCTGCGCGCCATGCGATCCGTTTGTTTGGCGAGGAAGGTCTTAATGTCGGCGATAACCAGCCTTATTCCGGCAAACAGCTCAATGCCACGATGGACCGTCATGCAGAGGCAAAAGGGCGCAAATATCTGACTATCGAGATCCGGCAGGATTTGATCGGCACCAAGGCAGAACAGGCGCGCTGGGCCTCGCTGGTGACCGATGTTGCAAACCGCGTGGCATTGGCTCTCAAAGCCGAAGCCTAA
- a CDS encoding 4-(cytidine 5'-diphospho)-2-C-methyl-D-erythritol kinase → MMRETAYAKINLALHVRARRDDGYHELETLFAFVDQGDVLTTSAAKRDEVAVAGEFGTALTDPFDNIVAKALGKLPRSNGLRITLEKNLPVAAGLGGGSADAGAIFRIVRQMHGLPDDWQDRAAALGADVPACVESLTCIGRGTGTELETIESDLTGTSVLLVNPRIPLSTGPVFQAWDGKDRGSMPQGTASLIAKQGRNDLEAPAISRCPEIATVLESLNGTDAFLSRMSGSGATCFALYRSHDAMREAAEKLAFHHPDWWQMAGKLR, encoded by the coding sequence ATGATGCGCGAAACCGCCTATGCCAAGATCAATCTCGCGCTGCATGTTCGTGCGCGGCGGGATGATGGGTATCATGAGCTTGAGACACTGTTTGCTTTTGTCGATCAGGGTGATGTTCTGACAACAAGCGCGGCGAAGCGGGATGAGGTTGCGGTTGCCGGCGAATTCGGCACCGCGCTGACCGATCCGTTCGACAATATCGTCGCCAAGGCGCTCGGAAAATTACCGCGCTCCAATGGCTTGCGTATCACGCTTGAGAAAAACCTGCCGGTTGCGGCAGGCTTGGGTGGAGGCTCTGCCGATGCCGGGGCGATCTTTCGGATCGTGCGCCAAATGCATGGTTTGCCCGATGATTGGCAGGATCGTGCAGCAGCGCTCGGGGCCGATGTTCCTGCCTGTGTCGAGAGCCTTACCTGCATCGGGCGCGGGACGGGCACTGAGCTGGAAACCATCGAGAGCGATCTGACTGGCACATCGGTGTTGCTCGTCAATCCGCGCATTCCCCTCTCGACTGGCCCTGTCTTCCAGGCGTGGGACGGTAAGGATCGCGGATCAATGCCGCAGGGCACTGCATCGCTGATTGCCAAGCAAGGGCGCAATGATCTGGAAGCGCCCGCAATCAGTCGGTGCCCCGAAATCGCGACGGTGCTGGAGTCCCTTAACGGAACAGATGCGTTTCTCAGCCGTATGTCTGGTTCAGGTGCGACGTGTTTTGCGCTATATCGCAGTCATGACGCCATGCGCGAGGCCGCAGAAAAGCTGGCATTCCACCACCCCGACTGGTGGCAGATGGCCGGAAAGCTGAGATAG